The Actinomycetota bacterium nucleotide sequence AGCCACCTGTAGGCCGTGCGAGGCGAGCACCTCGGCGGCCGCGCGAGCGAAAGCACCGGCCTCGAATCGCGTGTCGTACCCAACGACGATCAGGCCCCCGGGGTTGTCCTGCGCGAACACACGCCCAGCGGCATCAGCGGCCCGCCGCAGGCTCGCATAAGTGAAATCATCGCCGATGACCCCGCGCCAGCCATCAGTCCCAAACGTGATATCCGCAATCTCAGCCATCTTAGCAACGCCCCTCTCGGATATATGACACGTGGAGTCCATTTTGCCTGAAGTCTCCCGTGTGTGTGAGGTGATTTTCGCCGAGGTTCACTGAAGCGCTTGCATCGCAGCGTTGACGACACCGTCGGTCACAGCCCCTTGCCCACCGATGACCGTGACGCGCTCAACGACACCTGCCGAGGCAAGCAGGCGATCACGGGCAGGCGCCGACAGCGAAGTCGGCCTGGTGAGCAGCACCGCTCCACGCCGATGGCCGATCGCAGCTCCGCCCGCGAGCGCATCGGGGAAGCGTTCCCCGGTTACGAGCCCGACAGTCACGCTGCCCACCAGCGACCTGCTCCTTGCGAAGTCGAAGACCGCAGCCGACGTGGAGTAACGGTCACCGCCAGCTACTCGCAGTGCGGATATCCCGAGCCCCGGGAGTGTCTGCTCCTGGATCGCACCGGTCCCGCCGAGTACAATCGCCTCGGTCAGCTGAAGATCGCGGATGGCCGCAGCCGTCACCGTCGGGACGGATGTCTGCCTCGCGAGCAGGATGGGCACCCTGCCGGCGAATGCCGCCGGAGCAGCAGAGACCGCATCGGGGAAATCATCACCGCGCGCCACGAAGACCAGCCCAGGCTCAGCGACAGTGCCGCGCTTGGCAATGGTCGCCGCCGCGACACGCGCCGCCGTGTCGAAGCGATCCCGGCCGCCGATGCGTTCCACTGCGATGTCAGCACCTGTGATACTTCTCGCGACCTCCGGAGCAATGGCTCCCGTGCCCCCGATGATGTAGACCTTCGTTGCACGCAGGCGCTCGACCTCGGCAAGCAATCCATCAGGGAGCGCGTTTCTCATCGTCAGCAGCACCGGTGCCTCGAGCGCACCCGCTAGCGATGCCGCCGAAAGAGCGTCTGGGAAGTCCTCGCCACTCGCCAACACCACGCTTCCGGCAGCGGAGAACGTTCGCCGAGACACCTCGATTGCGGTCTGATAGCGATTCACGCCCTCATGTCGCACGCGTTCCACGATGCTGACGGTGGTGGTCCTGGTCGCCTCGATGTTTCCGACGTTGTCCACGGACCAGAAGCTCACATGCGTGACCCCAGGAGTACTCACGACGATCGGTGCAGTGTACTGGCGCACCGGTCCGGCTGGCCCGATCTGATAGAACGTCGCCGAGATCCCCGAGCGGTCATCAACAGCATTGAGCGTAAGGGTAGCCGGACGTGCCCGGAATCCGTCGAAGCCGCCGGCGATCGTGGTCGTTGGCGCTCCCAGGTCAACCGTGACCGAGGATTCATGAACGGCCTCGTTTCCTGCTCCATCGCGGAATCGCCCAGTGACCACATGTGTGCCCGGACCATCCAAGGTCAGCGACACCCCTGGCTCGAATGCGACCCATCCCGTATCCATGCTGCCCGAGGTGTAGCGCATCTCTGTTGAATCCGGCGCGACTCCAACGGCCTTCACGGAAGTCGTTGCAACGTATGTCGCCCCTCCAGCGAGCACGAAGGTCCCGGCAGGCGGCGCGTTGTCGATCCTGACTGTCGCAGTCTTCGTGGCCTCTCGGTTGCCTGCTAGATCGATCGAATACCACTCCAGCGTCGTCGCGCCCTCTTCGGTGATGGTGACCACGCTCCCGGGAAGGTGCTCCGAGAACGGCCCAGCCCCGCCAACCCTCAAATGCGTGGATGCGACTCCGATGACATTGTCAGTCGCCACAAGCGACAATCCAACGGGACCCCTGACCCAGGCATCAGTCAAACCGGATGCTACCGTGGATGGCTCAGTCCAATCGACGGCTATCGATGCGACAAGCGAAAGCCTGTTGCCGGCGACATCATCATACTGAGTTCGCACGATCCGATGCCCCTCTCCGGGCAACGTCACCGCGAGCGCAGGCCACACAGGTCCCCACTGCCCGAAGCCAGAACCCACATCAACTCGCATCATGTGACCGCCAACCACAGCCGAGTTCAGCGTCACAGTCGATGTCGTCGTGAATCGAGCGCCTCCATTGATATCAAGGGTTCCTGAAGGTGGCGTCCTGTCCATCCTGACCCTTCTGGTGTTCTCCGCCTCCACATTACCCATCCGGTCGACTGACCACCAGCGAACGATCGCATCCATGTCGCGGTCGATTACAAAGGGCCCCGTATAAGGCTGTACTGGATCCGAGGCGATCCGATAGAAAGTCGCAGCGACCCCGGAGCTTGCATCGATCGCCGAAAGAGTCACGGTCACGGGCTGATTCGTCCAGCCGACAGGAAAGCCGCTGGCAGTTGTCACGGGCGGCCCCTCATCGTGCTCGAATATCTGCAGGCGATGGTTGTCCCTCTCCGGCACGATCAGGTTCCCATTGGGAAGCACCGCTGGACGCATAGGCGACCTGAGCTGCCCTTCCCCTGCTCCGAGCGAGCCGATGACTTCCTGAAACACACCCGCCGACGAGAAACGCTGCACTCGAGCGTTCCCGGTATCGCCCACATATATCTGCCCGGAAAGGCCGATGGCGATCCCAGTTGGAGCCTTGAATTGGCCAGGCTTCTCTCCAAAACCGCCCAGGGAGAACAGGAACCCTCCAGAGCCATCGAACACCAAGACCCTAGCAGCGCTCTGATCGACCACCCAGAGGCGCCCGCTAGCATCGACCGTGATGTCTACCGGCGCCATGAGGGCGCCAGGAGTCCCGGCTGGCGGCTGCAAAGTCTGAAGCAAGTCTCCAGCCG carries:
- a CDS encoding cell wall-binding repeat-containing protein, yielding MMRDGVAKSGPDLGFKIAASLLLMIVFIAALPPIAAASLPGGYYSVWRGPNTHGAFSWPLGMAVDASGDLFVADAENHRILKLSPTGSVLQAWGSRGSSPGQFQRPEGVAVGLDGRIYVTDTGNNRIQVFSPSGSLVDTWTAAGTLSGPTGIAVDAVGTVFVADTLNHRILRFTSDGRNHTVIGGPGPGWAQFSSPLGVAVDSTHLYVADSNNRRIQKLTLAGSYVFQWGPVDSTVQVPFTHTRFGTPYGIAVTGADELVVADMSGIRNDRESLDPVLHIERSSKTGTISAQWGLVGDGPGQFRLAAGVTPRSGGGVYISDTGNNRIQVLDSSWATQEVWDLSGSGPGQLRSPVAVASAPDGTIYVADEGNERIQVFGANRAFLRSIGGSGLTTQPADLAVAASGDVLVAMSGGTPRVDRFSAQGVLLGSIGSGQLTSAQGVAIAPSGDIWVADTTSARVRRFSAAGDLLQTLQPPAGTPGALMAPVDITVDASGRLWVVDQSAARVLVFDGSGGFLFSLGGFGEKPGQFKAPTGIAIGLSGQIYVGDTGNARVQRFSSAGVFQEVIGSLGAGEGQLRSPMRPAVLPNGNLIVPERDNHRLQIFEHDEGPPVTTASGFPVGWTNQPVTVTLSAIDASSGVAATFYRIASDPVQPYTGPFVIDRDMDAIVRWWSVDRMGNVEAENTRRVRMDRTPPSGTLDINGGARFTTTSTVTLNSAVVGGHMMRVDVGSGFGQWGPVWPALAVTLPGEGHRIVRTQYDDVAGNRLSLVASIAVDWTEPSTVASGLTDAWVRGPVGLSLVATDNVIGVASTHLRVGGAGPFSEHLPGSVVTITEEGATTLEWYSIDLAGNREATKTATVRIDNAPPAGTFVLAGGATYVATTSVKAVGVAPDSTEMRYTSGSMDTGWVAFEPGVSLTLDGPGTHVVTGRFRDGAGNEAVHESSVTVDLGAPTTTIAGGFDGFRARPATLTLNAVDDRSGISATFYQIGPAGPVRQYTAPIVVSTPGVTHVSFWSVDNVGNIEATRTTTVSIVERVRHEGVNRYQTAIEVSRRTFSAAGSVVLASGEDFPDALSAASLAGALEAPVLLTMRNALPDGLLAEVERLRATKVYIIGGTGAIAPEVARSITGADIAVERIGGRDRFDTAARVAAATIAKRGTVAEPGLVFVARGDDFPDAVSAAPAAFAGRVPILLARQTSVPTVTAAAIRDLQLTEAIVLGGTGAIQEQTLPGLGISALRVAGGDRYSTSAAVFDFARSRSLVGSVTVGLVTGERFPDALAGGAAIGHRRGAVLLTRPTSLSAPARDRLLASAGVVERVTVIGGQGAVTDGVVNAAMQALQ